From one Gammaproteobacteria bacterium genomic stretch:
- the ybgC gene encoding tol-pal system-associated acyl-CoA thioesterase: MQVFIWPVRVYYEDTDSAAVVYYANYLKFMERARTEWLRARGHEQDVLAARHGVLFAVRSIAVDFLKPARFNDLLHVSAAVARVGRASLVFEQRVRRVTEGSVDTLLASGLAKIVCLDTRSFKPASIPSNLKKDLASAG, from the coding sequence GTGCAAGTGTTCATCTGGCCCGTACGTGTCTATTACGAAGACACGGATAGCGCAGCGGTGGTGTACTATGCCAACTATCTAAAATTCATGGAACGGGCCCGTACCGAATGGTTGCGCGCGCGCGGCCATGAGCAGGACGTGCTGGCGGCAAGACATGGCGTGCTGTTCGCGGTTCGTTCAATTGCGGTGGATTTTTTAAAGCCCGCGCGTTTTAATGACTTATTGCATGTGAGTGCGGCCGTTGCGCGCGTTGGGCGGGCGAGCCTTGTCTTCGAACAGCGGGTCAGGCGCGTAACCGAAGGCAGCGTGGACACGCTTCTCGCGTCCGGGCTGGCCAAAATAGTCTGTCTGGATACCCGCTCTTTCAAACCCGCATCGATTCCCTCAAATTTGAAAAAGGACCTCGCCAGTGCAGGTTGA
- a CDS encoding sigma 54-interacting transcriptional regulator → MVTANHRILLVDDDASLLHLLSLRLKSAGLEVQTAESGSEALARLPVFRPHVIITDLRMEGMDGMALFDAIHRQYQTLPVIILTAHGSIQEAVAATRRGVFSFLTKPFDSKELLVQVENALSVAGEVDTGVDDANNPEHDWRRGIITRSPIMEDLLCQARLVARSDASVFIQGDSGTGKELLARAIHHASPRASGRFVAVNCTSIPSELLESELFGHRRGSFTGATRDHEGLFKAADKGTLFLDEIGDMPLTFQVKLLRALQERVVRPVGATDDVPVDVRLISATHQNLEQAMMERRFREDLYYRLNVVTLELPLLSARREDIPMLATYFINQLGARYGPRVKGFSPEAMETLTRHDWPGNIRQLYNVVEQTVALSTTPLIPVTLVEKALRSPPGELPSLVEMRQRAERDYITQLLQMTAGNVTKAARLAQRNRTEFYKLLNRYHLDPVLFKTPK, encoded by the coding sequence ATGGTCACGGCCAATCACCGAATTCTGCTGGTCGATGACGATGCAAGCCTGCTGCATCTACTGTCCCTGCGTCTCAAATCTGCGGGTCTGGAGGTGCAGACGGCGGAGAGCGGCAGCGAGGCGCTGGCGCGTCTGCCCGTATTCCGGCCGCACGTCATCATCACCGATCTGCGCATGGAAGGCATGGACGGCATGGCGCTGTTCGACGCGATACATCGCCAGTACCAGACACTGCCGGTCATCATCCTGACCGCGCACGGCTCCATTCAGGAAGCCGTGGCCGCCACCAGGCGCGGCGTGTTTTCGTTTCTGACCAAGCCTTTTGACAGCAAGGAACTGCTGGTGCAGGTGGAAAACGCGTTGAGCGTCGCGGGCGAGGTGGATACCGGCGTGGACGACGCGAACAACCCCGAGCACGACTGGCGCCGCGGCATCATCACCCGCAGCCCGATCATGGAGGATCTGCTGTGTCAGGCGCGGCTGGTCGCGCGTTCGGACGCCAGCGTGTTTATCCAGGGCGACAGCGGTACCGGTAAGGAACTGCTGGCCCGCGCGATCCACCATGCCAGCCCGCGCGCAAGCGGCCGCTTTGTAGCGGTCAACTGCACTTCGATTCCCTCCGAGTTGCTCGAGTCGGAGCTGTTCGGTCATCGACGAGGCTCTTTTACCGGCGCCACCCGCGATCACGAGGGGTTGTTCAAGGCGGCGGACAAGGGCACGCTGTTTCTGGACGAGATCGGCGATATGCCGCTCACGTTTCAGGTCAAGCTGCTACGCGCGTTGCAGGAGCGCGTGGTGCGCCCCGTCGGCGCGACCGATGACGTGCCGGTCGACGTGCGGTTGATCTCCGCCACGCACCAGAACCTCGAACAGGCGATGATGGAGCGCAGGTTTCGCGAAGACCTTTATTATCGGCTCAATGTCGTGACCCTGGAGTTGCCGTTGCTGTCCGCGCGCCGCGAGGACATTCCGATGCTGGCCACGTATTTCATCAACCAGTTGGGCGCCCGCTACGGGCCGCGAGTGAAAGGGTTTTCGCCGGAAGCGATGGAGACGCTGACGCGCCACGACTGGCCCGGCAACATCCGTCAGCTCTATAACGTAGTCGAGCAGACCGTGGCGTTATCCACCACGCCGCTGATTCCCGTCACCCTGGTGGAAAAGGCGTTGCGCTCGCCGCCCGGCGAATTGCCGTCGCTGGTCGAGATGCGTCAGCGCGCCGAGCGCGACTACATTACCCAGCTATTGCAGATGACCGCCGGCAACGTCACCAAGGCGGCCCGCTTGGCGCAGCGCAACCGAACGGAGTTCTACAAGCTGCTTAATCGTTATCATCTGGACCCGGTGCTGTTCAAGACGCCGAAGTAG